A DNA window from Arachis hypogaea cultivar Tifrunner chromosome 18, arahy.Tifrunner.gnm2.J5K5, whole genome shotgun sequence contains the following coding sequences:
- the LOC140181455 gene encoding uncharacterized protein — protein sequence MHLQSQLNRKSVSPLSDPSSVFFLHPSENLGVSIISVKLDTKNYNEWSRAMLIALKSKNKLGFVDGTLPKPSVDDPNFSAWDKCDIFKIAELEEKLFSLKQGDSSITAYFTKLKDIWEEIENFKSIPLCVACESTCVCGLEKLRIQKKETYSIRFLRGLNEQYHNVCSQVMLAKPLPDVNEVFSLLTQQERHLHLTDENVHDPQIVLAAANFDRFVNRDSNSRFNSRGRGGSGRSNRGRGRGSFGRGYPKICSFCNKTRHLVDVCYQKHGFPPHMKQQPRSVSINMAAEKKCDDKSSSNSTQLADPTSSTVTLSLEQR from the exons ATGCACTTGCAGTCGCAATTGAATCGCAAAAGTGTGAGTCCTCTTTCTGATCCCTCAAGTGTATTCTTTCTTCATCCAAGCGAAAATCTTGGGGTTTCAATTATTTCTGTGAAATTGGATACCAAGAACTATAATGAATGGTCTAGAGCAATGTTAATTGCACTAAAATCTAAGAATAAGCTTGGCTTTGTGGATGGCACATTACCGAAACCTAGTGTAGATGATCCCAATTTTTCAGCTTGGGACAAGT GTGATATCTTCAAGATTgcagaattggaagaaaaattatTCTCTTTGAAGCAGGGGGATTCAAGCATCACTGCTTACTTTACAAAATTGAAGGATATTTGGgaagaaattgaaaattttaagtcTATTCCTCTTTGTGTAGCATGTGAATCCACATGTGTTTGTGGGCTAGAAAAGCTTCGAATTCAGAAAAAGGAGACTTATTCTATTCGATTCCTTAGGGGACTAAATGAGCAATACCACAATGTTTGTTCTCAAGTCATGCTTGCTAAACCTCTTCCAGATGTTAATGAAGTCTTTTCTTTGCTCACACAACAAGAGAGACATTTGCATTTGACCGACGAAAATGTACATGATCCACAAATCGTGCTAGCTGCTGCAAATTTTGATAGATTTGTTAATCGCGACAGTAATTCAAGATTCAATTCTCGTGGTAGGGGTGGATCTGGAAGAAGCAATAGAGGGAGGGGTCGAGGTAGTTTTGGTAGAGGCTACCCTAAAATCTGCTCATTTTGCAATAAGACTAGGCACTTGGTAGATGTTTGCTACCAAAAACACGGGTTCCCTCCCCATATGAAGCAGCAGCCTAGAAGCGTTAGCATCAACATGGCCGCAGAAAAGAAATGTGATGACAAGAGCAGTTCAAACTCAACTCAACTGGCAGATCCAACTAGCTCTACAGTAACATTGTCTCTTGAACAAAGGTAA